The Terrirubrum flagellatum nucleotide sequence GGTCTGGACCTGGCCCACGCAGCTCAGATTGGGCCGCTTCTTCAATCTGGTGAAATGACCAGAGCGAAGCCGGATCTCGCCGATCTTGAAGCCCGCGTCGGGCACGCCTTCACCGACCGCGAACTCCTGACGCGCGCGCTGACTCACATCAGCGCCGCGCCTGCGAGCCGTCTGAAGCGGGACAGCTATCAGAGGCTCGAATTTCTCGGCGATCGCGTTCTCGGGTTGATCGTCGCCGACATGCTGATGGCTGCATTTCCTGATGCGCCCGAGGGCGAGTTGTCGCGCCGGCTCGCCGAACTCGTGCGGCGCGAAAGCTGCACCGACGTCGCGACGCAATGGGGCGTCGGCGCCTATCTCCGGATCGGCGGCGGCGAAGCGGCGGCGGGCGTGCGCCGGAACGCTGCGATCCTCGCCGACGTCTGCGAATCCATCGTCGGAGCCGCTTATCTCGACGCCGGGCTGCCGGCGGCGCGCGAAGTGGTCGAGCGGGCTTTCGGGCCGCGTCTGCATGCGCCGCGCCGGCCGCTGCGCGATGCGAAAACGCAACTGCAGGAATGGGCGCAGGCGCGCGGCAAGCCGGCGCCGACCTATCGCACTGTCGAGCGCAGCGGTCCCGATCACGCGCCGCGCTTCGTCATCGAGGTTGATGTCGAAGCTGTCGAGCGCGCGCGGGGCGAGGGCGCCTCGAAGCGCGACGCCGAGCAGGCGGCGGCGCGGGCCATGATGCAACGGGAAGGCATCGTTACGGAGCAAGTCGATGCCTGAGACAGAGACCAACACGCGCTGCGGCTTCGTCGCGCTCATCGGCGCGCCAAACGCGGGCAAGTCGACGCTGCTCAACATGCTCGTGGGATCGAAGGTGTCGATCGTCTCGCGCAAGGTGCAGACGACGCGCAGCCTGGTGCGCGGCATCGCCTTGCATGGGCCGTCGCAGATCATCTTCGTCGATACGCCCGGCATCTTCGCGCCGAAGCGCAGGCTCGATCGCGCCATGGTGGCGGGCGCCTGGAGCGGCGCGGCGGACGCCGATCTCGTCGGGCTTCTCGTTGATGCGAAGAGGGGCGTCGATGAAGAGGTCGAGGCGATCCTGAAGAAGCTTCCCGATGTGCGGCAGCCGAAAATTCTTGTTCTCAACAAGATCGACCTCATCCCGCGCGAGACGCTGCTGGCGCTTGCCGCCGATCTCAACAAGCGCCTGCCGTTCGAAGCGACCTTCATGATCTCGGCGATGAAGGGCGACGGCGTGCAAGCGCTGACATCATGGCTCGCGGAAAAGATGACGCCGGGACCGTGGCTCTATCCCGAAGACCAGATTTCGGACGCGCCGCTGCGCGTGCTCGCCGCGGAGATCACGCGCGAGAAACTGTTCGACCGGCTGCATGAGGAACTGCCCTATCAATCCATGGTCGAGACGGATTCCTGGCAGCAGCGGCCCGACGGATCGGCGCGCGTCGAGCAGACGATTTTCGTTGAGCGCGAAAGCCAGAGGAAGATCGTGCTGGGCAAGGGCGGCCAGACGATCAAGGCAATCGGCGCCGCC carries:
- the era gene encoding GTPase Era gives rise to the protein MPETETNTRCGFVALIGAPNAGKSTLLNMLVGSKVSIVSRKVQTTRSLVRGIALHGPSQIIFVDTPGIFAPKRRLDRAMVAGAWSGAADADLVGLLVDAKRGVDEEVEAILKKLPDVRQPKILVLNKIDLIPRETLLALAADLNKRLPFEATFMISAMKGDGVQALTSWLAEKMTPGPWLYPEDQISDAPLRVLAAEITREKLFDRLHEELPYQSMVETDSWQQRPDGSARVEQTIFVERESQRKIVLGKGGQTIKAIGAAARREISEIAEAPVHLFLFVKVRENWSDDPERYRNMGLEFES
- the rnc gene encoding ribonuclease III, encoding MTRAKPDLADLEARVGHAFTDRELLTRALTHISAAPASRLKRDSYQRLEFLGDRVLGLIVADMLMAAFPDAPEGELSRRLAELVRRESCTDVATQWGVGAYLRIGGGEAAAGVRRNAAILADVCESIVGAAYLDAGLPAAREVVERAFGPRLHAPRRPLRDAKTQLQEWAQARGKPAPTYRTVERSGPDHAPRFVIEVDVEAVERARGEGASKRDAEQAAARAMMQREGIVTEQVDA